In Clostridiaceae bacterium, the following are encoded in one genomic region:
- the fliF gene encoding flagellar M-ring protein FliF, protein MPEEILKFRQRIAEFWNGLEKGQKIRIYITSIIVTLCVVLGLILLNKPNRITLIRDYDPKDIGEMSAILNENNIWNSIENNGTSIVINARDNNKAQVVLAQKGYPKSGMTFEDAISMIGMSTTESDKKYIWKQQKTADIESKLKMLDNIENASVILALPERSIFMLPQEEASMPTAYVMIKPKEKLTPKQVEAVVMIVSRSVENLKPENITVVDNNLNILNNYYKDTAFEMVNTQEEMRYKKTLELQNRVYEYFSVGEFDNFDTIRVVANPVLDFDTLKEQKKTISNPEGMTEGAVISSESTNEQLFNSTGEDIPAPGIDANPGTDLVDTPTYQIGEQENSSYSKQHDIRNYAYNETISETEKAVGVLIPEKSTMAISLWYGKRVTDQNKLSDEFLESVKIAASTATGIPVENISVHRMRLAEEKVEEVTETREDIIRELITIYGLPILGLQFAIIIVMIILIRNRKRKKQEEMVQAVDNSQQESAESPKIEESIPEIVVEEKSEIKKQLDKFVQQKPEAVAQLLKNWLAEDWDY, encoded by the coding sequence TTGCCTGAAGAGATACTAAAATTCCGACAGAGAATTGCCGAATTCTGGAATGGACTGGAAAAAGGCCAAAAGATCAGGATTTATATAACTTCTATTATTGTTACATTATGTGTAGTTTTAGGCTTAATTCTATTAAACAAGCCTAACCGGATAACTTTAATAAGAGATTATGATCCTAAAGATATTGGGGAAATGAGTGCTATTCTAAATGAAAATAACATTTGGAATAGTATTGAGAATAACGGGACCAGTATTGTAATTAATGCCAGGGATAACAACAAGGCTCAGGTAGTTCTTGCTCAAAAGGGATACCCCAAAAGCGGTATGACTTTTGAAGATGCTATTTCCATGATAGGAATGAGCACCACTGAAAGTGATAAAAAATATATTTGGAAACAGCAAAAGACCGCAGATATTGAGAGCAAGCTGAAGATGCTGGACAATATTGAAAATGCTTCTGTAATTTTAGCTTTACCAGAACGGTCCATTTTCATGCTGCCTCAAGAGGAAGCAAGCATGCCTACTGCTTATGTAATGATTAAACCAAAAGAAAAGCTTACTCCCAAACAGGTAGAGGCTGTAGTCATGATAGTATCACGCAGTGTAGAAAATTTAAAACCTGAGAATATTACGGTTGTTGATAATAATCTAAACATTCTGAATAACTACTATAAGGATACGGCTTTTGAAATGGTTAATACTCAGGAAGAAATGAGGTATAAAAAAACACTTGAATTACAAAACAGGGTATATGAGTATTTCAGCGTAGGAGAGTTTGACAACTTCGATACCATCAGAGTTGTTGCAAATCCTGTTTTGGATTTTGATACTTTGAAAGAGCAAAAAAAGACCATATCCAATCCCGAGGGTATGACCGAAGGAGCAGTTATAAGCAGCGAATCAACAAACGAACAGCTATTTAACAGTACGGGTGAAGATATACCTGCCCCAGGTATAGACGCAAATCCAGGTACTGATTTAGTAGATACTCCCACATACCAAATTGGAGAGCAGGAAAATTCATCTTATAGCAAACAACATGATATCAGGAATTATGCTTATAACGAAACCATTAGCGAAACTGAAAAAGCAGTTGGTGTTTTAATACCTGAAAAGTCTACCATGGCTATCTCATTATGGTATGGGAAAAGAGTCACTGATCAGAATAAGTTGTCAGATGAATTCCTGGAGAGTGTAAAAATAGCTGCAAGTACTGCAACAGGAATTCCTGTGGAAAATATATCAGTACACAGAATGCGCTTGGCAGAAGAAAAAGTTGAAGAAGTAACCGAAACCAGAGAAGATATAATCAGGGAGCTGATTACCATATATGGCTTGCCAATACTTGGACTTCAATTTGCAATAATAATAGTAATGATTATTTTAATCAGAAATAGGAAAAGAAAGAAGCAAGAAGAAATGGTTCAAGCAGTTGATAATTCACAACAAGAATCTGCTGAAAGTCCCAAAATTGAGGAGAGCATCCCTGAAATAGTTGTTGAGGAAAA